Genomic DNA from Anthonomus grandis grandis chromosome 2, icAntGran1.3, whole genome shotgun sequence:
AGAACATTCATATTGGAACTGGTTGAATTATTGAATCTAGAGTTCCAAATGCACACATAGAAAGACAAACAATACAAATGCATTTGATTTGAACTGGGCCCCTCAATAATACTTATAGGACcccaaaaaaagttatttcccCCAAAATATCACATACTTTTGGCTTAGCAAAAATAGCGCAAGGAAGCGACTCTCGTCTAGATTAgggtcttttttttttgtactaatcTACTTGTACACTGTACACTAAAACACACGTCCGTACGCACACGCAGACCCAAACACTTCCATACCTCTGCTAACAACACTTGTTCTTCCTCGTTTTCTTCCTGGTGTCCCGTATATTTACTATATCTTTAGAGTCGTTTTGCtctttaatttctaattttgtcctaaaatataatttattttagtcacaattaaagccatttttaaatGCTCTTACTTTAAAACCAGCCTAGTTATAACCATAAACATTTCCTCTACATTAATATTATCCTTGGCAGAAGTCTCAAAAAGTTGAATGTTCATGGTGTCTGCAAACCTCTGGGCATCTTCTGTTAACACGACTTTTCTATCTGGAGTGTCGTTTTTGTTTCCAACTAAAAAATacggaaaatagaaaaaatatactaaagGTGAACCCAATATGCTCACCTAATACTCGATTAACTACTTCACAATTTTGATCTATTTCATGTAACCACCGTTTTACGTTGGCGAATGTCTCGCCATTCGTTACATCATATACTATGACAACACCATGAGTTCCTCTATAATACCTGAaagagaaatataaatatttaagtattataTGCTTTTTACTATGCactatgaaaaatattttagtaccaATTTGAAATTAtactgtttaattatttttcatatagcATTTTAGTGAAGGTTCGGTTACAGGAAAATCTGaaagaaaaatctgaaaaaga
This window encodes:
- the LOC126750354 gene encoding ras-related protein Rab-35 — protein: MARDYDHLFKLLIIGDSGVGKSSLLLRFSDNTFTGSYITTIGVDFKIKTVTIDGQRVKLQIWDTAGQERFRTITSTYYRGTHGVVIVYDVTNGETFANVKRWLHEIDQNCEVVNRVLVGNKNDTPDRKVVLTEDAQRFADTMNIQLFETSAKDNINVEEMFMVITRLVLKTKLEIKEQNDSKDIVNIRDTRKKTRKNKCC